The proteins below come from a single Kitasatospora sp. NBC_00315 genomic window:
- a CDS encoding LLM class flavin-dependent oxidoreductase codes for MPESSAERQLHFNLFLMGVGHHEAAWRHPRTDPSAAGDIAHFQRLARSAEAASFDSVFLADGVEARSDGGWGLISHFEPFTLLTALAAVTTRIGLIGTVSTGFSEPYNLARQFASLDHISRGRAGWNIVTSAGDRAAQNFSRDANQEHAVRYERAAEFLDVVTALWDSWEDEALLLDRASGAFADPARVHDIDHVGKHFQVRGPLNIPRSPQGHPLLVQAGSSDSGKAFAARWAEAVFTAQQTLAEGQAFYRDLKQRAADAGRDPAGVKILPGVVPVLGSTEAEARALDEELDALISPARAVAVLSTVLGVDLTDHPLDEPLPPLPPITEINGAKSRFELIRDLAERDRLTLRQLVGRLGGGRGHQVVVGTPEQLADHIETWFTRGAADGFNIMPPVLPGGLDDFVEQVVPILRRRGLFREGYTGRTLREHYGLPRPVGRYAGV; via the coding sequence GTGCCCGAATCCTCCGCCGAGCGCCAACTCCACTTCAACCTCTTCCTGATGGGCGTCGGCCACCACGAGGCCGCCTGGCGCCACCCCCGCACCGACCCGTCGGCCGCCGGGGACATCGCGCACTTCCAGCGGCTCGCGCGGAGCGCCGAGGCCGCCTCCTTCGACTCGGTGTTCCTCGCCGACGGCGTCGAGGCCCGCTCCGACGGCGGCTGGGGCCTGATCAGCCACTTCGAACCGTTCACCCTGCTCACCGCGTTGGCCGCGGTGACCACGCGGATCGGCCTCATCGGCACCGTCTCCACCGGTTTCTCCGAGCCGTACAACCTGGCCCGCCAGTTCGCCTCGCTGGACCACATCAGCCGGGGCCGGGCAGGCTGGAACATCGTCACCTCCGCCGGTGACCGCGCCGCGCAGAACTTCAGCCGCGACGCCAACCAGGAACACGCCGTCCGGTACGAGCGCGCCGCCGAGTTCCTCGACGTGGTCACCGCGCTGTGGGACAGCTGGGAGGACGAGGCGCTGCTGCTGGACCGCGCGAGCGGGGCGTTCGCCGACCCGGCGCGGGTGCACGACATCGACCACGTCGGCAAGCACTTCCAGGTCCGCGGCCCGCTGAACATCCCGCGCAGCCCGCAGGGCCACCCGCTGCTCGTCCAGGCCGGCTCCTCCGACAGCGGCAAGGCGTTCGCGGCCCGCTGGGCGGAGGCCGTGTTCACCGCGCAGCAGACCCTGGCCGAGGGGCAGGCCTTCTACCGCGACCTCAAGCAGCGGGCCGCCGACGCCGGCCGCGACCCGGCGGGGGTGAAGATCCTGCCCGGCGTCGTCCCCGTGCTCGGGTCCACCGAGGCCGAGGCGCGGGCGCTGGACGAGGAGCTGGACGCCCTGATCAGCCCGGCCCGCGCGGTCGCCGTGCTCTCCACCGTCCTCGGTGTCGACCTCACCGACCACCCGCTGGACGAGCCCCTGCCGCCGCTGCCGCCGATCACCGAGATCAACGGCGCGAAGAGCCGCTTCGAACTGATCCGCGACCTCGCCGAACGCGACCGGCTGACCCTGCGCCAGCTGGTCGGCCGGCTCGGCGGCGGCCGCGGACACCAGGTCGTCGTCGGCACCCCCGAGCAACTCGCCGATCACATCGAGACCTGGTTCACCCGGGGCGCGGCCGACGGCTTCAACATCATGCCGCCGGTCCTGCCCGGCGGACTGGACGACTTCGTCGAGCAGGTGGTGCCGATCCTGCGCAGGCGCGGTCTCTTCCGCGAGGGCTACACCGGTCGCACCCTGCGCGAGCACTACGG
- a CDS encoding ROK family protein codes for MLSLVAPPTHGRGPLPTEGGGAGAVLRSVLTGGPLTRSAVGRATGLSPAAVSRHTADLSGLGLLRELPPPDGPPRAGRPRLPLDIDTRHHLACGVHIGVPWLTFALLDLRGRVVAHERLPRRGDAAAVLAAIRAYLPGFLARRAGGHSLLGLGVVTGGWVDSESGSVVEHGPLGWHDVPVRDFLAGATRLPVHVDSHARALAQAELLFGAGGGATELVQLFVGNVVDAAIATGGSVLRGRRSRAGDIGHLAVPGSTERCSCGRTGCLQATVSERTFARRAHATGLIRAPEFDLLLALAGAGDPAALRLFEERLRLVAPAAGLLLDVLNPEVLVVSEAGLMVAPALRPYLAEQIRLHSHAAPEQLVTATGFGVEVLAVAACAGVLDSVYQRPMELRTAGRSTSRVLR; via the coding sequence ATGCTCTCCCTGGTCGCACCGCCCACGCACGGCAGGGGCCCGCTGCCCACGGAGGGCGGTGGGGCCGGCGCCGTACTCCGCTCCGTCCTGACCGGCGGCCCGCTGACCCGCAGCGCCGTCGGCCGGGCCACCGGCCTCAGCCCGGCAGCCGTCTCCCGGCACACCGCCGACCTCAGCGGCCTCGGGCTGCTGCGCGAACTCCCCCCGCCGGACGGCCCGCCCCGGGCCGGTCGCCCACGGCTGCCCCTCGACATCGACACCCGCCACCACCTCGCCTGCGGTGTGCACATCGGCGTGCCCTGGCTGACCTTCGCCCTGCTGGACCTGCGCGGACGGGTGGTCGCGCACGAGCGCCTCCCCCGGCGCGGCGACGCCGCCGCCGTGCTGGCCGCGATCCGGGCGTACCTGCCCGGCTTCCTGGCCCGCCGGGCCGGCGGGCACTCGCTGCTCGGCCTCGGTGTGGTCACCGGCGGCTGGGTGGACTCCGAGAGCGGCAGTGTCGTCGAGCACGGGCCGCTCGGCTGGCACGACGTCCCCGTCCGCGACTTCCTGGCCGGCGCCACCCGGTTGCCCGTGCACGTCGACAGCCACGCCCGGGCGCTGGCGCAGGCGGAGCTGCTGTTCGGCGCCGGCGGCGGTGCCACCGAACTCGTCCAGTTGTTCGTCGGCAACGTCGTCGACGCCGCCATCGCCACCGGCGGCAGCGTCCTGCGCGGGCGCCGCTCCCGGGCCGGCGACATCGGCCACCTCGCCGTGCCGGGCTCCACCGAGCGCTGCTCGTGCGGGCGCACCGGCTGCCTCCAGGCCACCGTCTCGGAGCGGACCTTCGCCCGCCGGGCACACGCCACGGGGCTGATCCGCGCACCCGAGTTCGACCTGCTGCTGGCCCTGGCCGGCGCCGGGGATCCAGCTGCGCTGCGACTGTTCGAGGAGCGGCTGCGGCTCGTCGCGCCCGCCGCCGGACTGCTGCTCGACGTCCTCAACCCCGAGGTCCTGGTGGTCAGCGAGGCCGGGCTGATGGTGGCCCCCGCGCTGCGCCCGTACCTGGCGGAGCAGATCCGGCTGCACTCCCACGCCGCACCCGAACAACTGGTCACCGCGACCGGATTCGGCGTCGAGGTGCTGGCGGTGGCCGCCTGCGCCGGGGTGCTCGACAGCGTCTACCAGCGGCCGATGGAGCTGCGCACCGCCGGCCGTTCGACCTCGCGGGTGCTGCGTTGA
- a CDS encoding ATP-binding protein: MGRGRLRIYLGAAPGVGKTYAMLAEAHRRAERGTDVVVGFVEHHGRRHTLDLVDGLEVVPRREQAHRDTVFTELDLDAVLARRPDVVLVDELAHTNVPGCRNAKRWQDVEDLLAAGIDVISTVNIQHLESLGDVVEGITGVRQRETLPDDVVRRADQIELVDMSPQALRRRLAHGNVYAPEKIDAALSNYFRPGNLTALRELALLWTADRVDEYLQAYRAEQGIEGTWQARERIVVGLTGGPEGATLIRRAARIAARGSGGELLAVHITRADGLTGSGSPQALIEQRALVESLGGSFHTVLGDDAPAALLDFARGVNATQVVLGTSRRKAWQYIYGPGVGATVTRDSGDIDVHIVTHEHAAKGRGQLPIRRVTDLGRPRTVAGWVIGLAGQPLLALLLTRSHGLGASTDMLLFLSVTVCAALVGGLYPAIASALLGSSVLNYYFTPPLHTFTISAPQNVLAVGIFTAVAIAVASVVDLAARRTHQAARSQAEARTLSALAGTVLRGAPSGEGVLTALLDQVRETFQQDSVALLERADEHAPWRCTAGSGPNPPARPELADVDVPVGDNLALVLAGRVLPAQDRRLLGAFAAQAAVVLERRRLAGEAAAARREAEGNRIRTALLAAVSHDLRTPLAGIKAAVSSLRSEDVEWDEADEAELLAGIEDGADRLDHLINNLLDMSRLQTGTVTPLIQETDLDEVVPFALGGVAAASVRLDVPESLPMVHADAGLLERSLANLIENAVKYSPEGVKVLVKADALHPAGAPGRVELRIVDRGPGVPEEAKERIFAPFQRYGDAPRGAGVGLGLAVARGFVEAMGGAVTAEDTPGGGLTMVVTLPAVDLPAVDPPATDAEAARSEALGPRGGPLPASRP, translated from the coding sequence ATGGGACGCGGCAGGCTGCGGATCTACCTCGGGGCGGCCCCCGGGGTCGGCAAGACCTACGCCATGCTCGCGGAGGCACACCGGCGGGCGGAGCGCGGCACCGACGTGGTGGTCGGCTTCGTGGAGCACCACGGCCGCCGGCACACCCTGGATCTGGTCGACGGCCTGGAGGTGGTGCCGCGCCGCGAGCAGGCCCACCGGGACACCGTCTTCACCGAGCTGGACCTGGACGCCGTCCTGGCCCGCCGCCCCGACGTGGTGCTGGTCGACGAGCTCGCCCACACCAACGTGCCGGGCTGTCGCAACGCCAAGCGCTGGCAGGACGTCGAGGACCTGCTGGCGGCCGGGATCGACGTGATCTCGACCGTGAACATCCAGCACCTGGAGTCACTCGGCGACGTGGTCGAGGGCATCACCGGGGTCCGCCAGCGGGAGACCCTGCCCGACGACGTGGTCCGCCGCGCCGACCAGATCGAGCTGGTCGACATGTCGCCGCAGGCGCTGCGCCGCCGCCTCGCGCACGGCAACGTGTACGCGCCGGAGAAGATCGACGCCGCGCTCTCCAACTACTTCCGACCGGGCAACCTCACCGCGCTGCGCGAGCTGGCGCTGCTCTGGACGGCCGACCGGGTCGACGAGTACCTGCAGGCCTACCGTGCCGAGCAGGGGATAGAGGGCACCTGGCAGGCCCGCGAGCGGATCGTGGTGGGTCTGACCGGCGGCCCGGAGGGCGCGACGCTGATCCGCCGCGCGGCCCGGATCGCCGCGCGCGGCTCCGGCGGTGAGCTGCTGGCCGTGCACATCACCCGCGCGGACGGCCTGACCGGCTCGGGCTCCCCACAGGCCCTGATCGAGCAGCGGGCCCTGGTGGAGAGCCTCGGCGGGAGTTTCCACACCGTCCTCGGCGACGACGCCCCGGCGGCGCTGCTGGACTTCGCCCGGGGTGTCAACGCCACCCAGGTGGTGCTCGGCACCAGCCGCCGCAAGGCCTGGCAGTACATCTACGGGCCCGGTGTGGGCGCCACCGTCACCCGGGACTCCGGCGACATCGACGTCCACATCGTCACCCACGAGCACGCCGCCAAGGGGCGCGGGCAGCTGCCGATCCGCCGGGTCACCGACCTCGGGCGCCCCCGGACGGTGGCGGGCTGGGTGATCGGCCTGGCCGGGCAGCCGCTGCTCGCGCTGCTGCTCACCCGGTCGCACGGGCTCGGCGCCTCGACCGACATGCTGCTGTTCCTCAGCGTGACGGTCTGCGCGGCCCTGGTGGGCGGGCTCTACCCGGCCATCGCCTCCGCCTTGCTCGGCTCCTCGGTGCTGAACTACTACTTCACGCCGCCGCTGCACACCTTCACCATCTCGGCGCCGCAGAACGTCCTGGCGGTGGGCATCTTCACGGCCGTCGCGATCGCCGTCGCCTCGGTGGTCGACCTGGCCGCGCGGCGCACGCATCAGGCGGCCCGCAGCCAGGCCGAGGCCCGGACGCTCAGCGCCCTCGCGGGCACCGTGCTGCGGGGGGCGCCCAGCGGCGAGGGCGTGCTCACCGCACTGCTGGACCAGGTCCGCGAGACCTTCCAGCAGGATTCGGTGGCCCTGCTGGAGCGGGCCGACGAGCACGCGCCCTGGCGCTGTACGGCGGGCAGCGGCCCCAACCCGCCCGCCCGGCCGGAGCTGGCCGACGTGGACGTACCGGTCGGTGACAACCTGGCCCTGGTCCTCGCCGGACGGGTGCTGCCGGCCCAGGACCGCCGGCTGCTCGGCGCGTTCGCGGCCCAGGCCGCCGTCGTGCTGGAGCGCCGGCGTCTCGCCGGTGAGGCAGCCGCCGCCCGCCGGGAGGCCGAGGGCAACCGGATCCGTACCGCGCTGCTCGCGGCCGTCTCGCACGACCTGCGCACGCCGCTGGCCGGGATCAAGGCCGCCGTCAGCTCACTGCGCTCGGAGGACGTCGAGTGGGACGAGGCGGACGAGGCGGAGCTGCTGGCCGGTATCGAGGACGGCGCCGACCGGCTCGACCATCTGATCAACAACCTGCTCGACATGAGCCGCCTGCAGACCGGCACGGTCACGCCGCTGATCCAGGAGACCGACCTGGACGAGGTGGTGCCGTTCGCCCTCGGCGGGGTGGCGGCGGCCTCCGTGCGGCTGGACGTCCCCGAGTCGCTGCCGATGGTCCACGCGGACGCCGGTCTGCTGGAGCGCTCGCTGGCCAACCTGATCGAGAACGCCGTCAAGTACAGCCCGGAAGGAGTGAAGGTGCTGGTCAAGGCTGATGCGCTGCACCCGGCCGGCGCCCCCGGGCGGGTCGAACTGCGGATCGTCGACCGCGGGCCGGGCGTTCCCGAGGAGGCGAAGGAGCGGATCTTCGCGCCGTTCCAGCGCTACGGGGACGCACCGCGCGGCGCGGGTGTCGGTCTCGGGCTCGCCGTCGCGCGGGGCTTCGTCGAGGCGATGGGCGGCGCCGTCACGGCGGAGGACACCCCGGGCGGTGGCCTCACCATGGTCGTCACACTCCCCGCGGTGGACCTTCCGGCGGTGGATCCCCCTGCCACCGACGCCGAGGCGGCCCGGAGCGAGGCGCTCGGCCCGCGGGGCGGCCCGCTGCCGGCCTCCCGCCCGTGA
- a CDS encoding response regulator, whose product MTRVLVVDDEPQIVRALVINLKARKYEVDAAHDGASALELAAARHPDVVVLDLGLPDMDGVEVIRGLRGWTRVPIIVLSARHASDEKVEALDAGADDYVTKPFGMDELLARMRAAVRRAEPVSEEGDSTVVTEGFTVDLAAKKVNRDGTDIRLTPTEWHLLEVLVRNAGRLVSQTQLLQEVWGPAYRTETNYLRVYLAQLRRKLEADPSHPRHFITEPGMGYRFEA is encoded by the coding sequence ATGACCCGGGTCCTCGTCGTGGACGACGAACCGCAGATCGTCCGCGCACTGGTGATCAACCTCAAGGCCCGCAAGTACGAGGTCGACGCGGCCCACGACGGCGCGAGCGCCCTGGAGCTGGCCGCCGCGCGGCACCCGGACGTGGTGGTGCTCGATCTCGGGCTGCCGGACATGGACGGCGTCGAGGTGATCAGGGGACTGCGCGGCTGGACCAGGGTCCCGATCATCGTGCTGTCCGCCCGGCACGCCTCCGACGAGAAGGTCGAGGCGCTGGACGCCGGCGCGGACGACTACGTCACCAAGCCGTTCGGCATGGACGAGCTGCTCGCCCGGATGCGTGCCGCCGTGCGCCGGGCCGAGCCGGTGAGCGAGGAGGGCGACTCGACGGTCGTCACCGAGGGGTTCACCGTCGACCTCGCCGCCAAGAAGGTCAACCGGGACGGCACCGACATCCGCCTCACCCCGACCGAGTGGCACCTGCTGGAGGTGCTGGTGCGCAACGCCGGCCGGCTGGTCAGCCAGACCCAGCTGCTGCAGGAGGTCTGGGGCCCGGCCTACCGCACCGAGACCAACTACCTGCGGGTCTATCTCGCCCAGCTGCGTCGCAAACTGGAGGCCGATCCCTCCCACCCGCGCCACTTCATCACCGAACCCGGCATGGGCTACCGCTTCGAGGCGTGA
- a CDS encoding OB-fold nucleic acid binding domain-containing protein, with product MSGDNSSDQPQGRFRRMLSRLTSSTEELQAEELRQEIAAESGCTPIARCGDRELVTVAGTLRTVTLRPRAGVPALEAELFDGTEALDVVWLGRRSIAGIEPGRRLVASGRISHARGRRVLFNPRYELRPVGHGSE from the coding sequence ATGAGTGGTGACAACAGCAGCGACCAGCCGCAGGGTCGCTTCCGCCGGATGCTCAGCCGGTTGACCTCCTCCACCGAGGAGCTTCAGGCCGAGGAACTGCGGCAGGAGATCGCGGCTGAGTCGGGCTGCACTCCGATCGCCAGGTGCGGGGACCGTGAACTGGTCACCGTGGCCGGCACCCTGCGCACCGTGACGCTCCGCCCCCGGGCCGGCGTGCCGGCGCTGGAGGCGGAACTCTTCGACGGCACCGAGGCCCTCGACGTGGTCTGGCTCGGCCGGCGGTCGATCGCGGGTATAGAACCCGGCCGTCGGCTCGTCGCCAGCGGCCGGATCAGCCACGCACGCGGGCGCCGCGTGCTGTTCAACCCCCGCTACGAGCTGCGTCCGGTAGGACACGGGAGCGAATGA
- a CDS encoding DUF3159 domain-containing protein codes for MSVSNLPGGDPAAQLGLAKPDPHLEQSVEQALRPESAEEAAAREAAAREAASREAADTVMQAFGGVRGMIDMTLPGLVFIVTYNITHQVATSAWAALALSALFVVVRLAKRETIQHAFSGVFGVAIGAWISMKTGKAENFYLPGLLWNVGYCVGLAVSAMVRWPLIGVMLGPVTGEMFTWRHQNPGRLAAYTKATWAWVAVMGVKPLILFPLYFTGNVNLLGWLKVALGIPPMLLAMYITWQILLKAPPPIKAVVDEDE; via the coding sequence ATGAGCGTGAGCAACCTGCCCGGCGGCGACCCCGCCGCCCAGCTCGGCCTGGCCAAGCCGGACCCCCACCTGGAGCAGTCGGTCGAGCAAGCCCTGCGGCCCGAGAGCGCCGAGGAGGCCGCGGCCCGTGAGGCGGCCGCCAGGGAAGCGGCCTCCCGGGAGGCCGCCGACACCGTCATGCAGGCCTTCGGCGGCGTCCGCGGCATGATCGACATGACGCTGCCCGGCCTGGTCTTCATCGTCACGTACAACATCACCCACCAGGTCGCCACCTCGGCCTGGGCCGCCCTCGCCCTGAGCGCCCTGTTCGTGGTCGTCCGGCTCGCCAAGCGGGAGACGATCCAGCACGCCTTCAGCGGCGTGTTCGGGGTCGCGATCGGCGCCTGGATCTCGATGAAGACCGGCAAGGCGGAGAACTTCTACCTCCCCGGCCTGCTCTGGAACGTCGGCTACTGCGTGGGCCTGGCCGTCTCGGCGATGGTCCGCTGGCCGCTGATCGGCGTGATGCTCGGCCCGGTCACCGGCGAGATGTTCACCTGGCGCCACCAGAACCCCGGCCGGCTGGCCGCGTACACCAAGGCCACCTGGGCCTGGGTGGCGGTGATGGGCGTCAAGCCGCTGATCCTCTTCCCGCTGTACTTCACCGGCAACGTGAACCTGCTCGGTTGGCTGAAGGTCGCGCTCGGCATCCCCCCGATGCTGCTGGCGATGTACATCACCTGGCAGATCCTGCTGAAGGCGCCGCCGCCCATCAAGGCGGTCGTCGACGAGGACGAGTAG